ccacccctcccctcttgTCTCCACCATCCTCGGGGGAATAATCCCACACGAGGGACAGTGTCCTGTCTTGGGTGTCCTTTCTCTGGCGGCTGAGTGGGGCCTTCCCACTCCTCTCACACTATTACATTCAttcaggaggagggaagggaggataaTGGCCTCTGGCCACCGCAGGTCCCCTGcactcccctctgctccccagccCTCGATCAGCCGAGGTTGGGTCACAGAGCCTTGCTGGGAAACTCTGGGGTGTCCTCCCCAGCACTCTGCACGTCCCTGTGGCCTTTCTCTTCCAGCCTGATCCTCACCCCATTCTCCCAAAGTGGTGCCTTTGGCTCCAGACAGGAAAGGGGAGGTGTGAGGGGTGGGCCCTAGGCAGGTGTCGCCTGTGCCAGGTTTGTGGGACTGGGAGCCAGGTCTCCTCTGGCCCTGCCTGAAGCTAGCACTGCCCTTGCCTTCCTGTTAGCAATTGACCACCTGAATTGGAGGTCCTGTTCCTTGGCTGGGCTTCAGGGCACATGTGGGCAAGGGTGTGGAGCCACCCGTCCCCAAGGCACTGGCAGGAATGCTCAGGGCCTAGAACCTGAGGGGAGAGCCCTGAGTGCAGCTGAGAGGTGGGACACATCCTCTGGGCCAGTGCCCAGTGGGGCCCTCACCCTGCCCCGCTTCCTTCCTCATCCTGCAGAGTGAAGTCAGAGGCCATCATTGCCCACCGTGAACCCAAAGAAGAGGTGGAGGATGTAAGCAGCTATCTCTGTACAGAATTGGTATATTCCACTATTAACATGTGGGCATGGGGGGTGGGCAGTGTGGGCGGGCTTCCCGGGGATGTGCTAGTTCTTCTGGGTCTCTGGGTCCTCCTCACACCTCCTGTGTGATGACTGCACCCAGCAGCAGCCCCCCTGCCCCACTGACTTTGTGCGGTCAGAACCAGCCCCCTCTCTGCGGGATGCCCCCTCTCACCTAGGTCCTAGCAGATGTGGGTTGCACTGTCACAAGGGGGTCTCCCTGCTTACCGGCCCAGCTGCTGCCCCCCAGACAGAACAGTTTGAGTACCTGAGGCCCTCAGATGCCTCATCTGTCTTCACAAACCCGCAGAGATGCATGGAATGTTCTGAGGAAAGCCCTAGGAGTGGCTGTAGGGAAGGGTTTGTAGGGGTCTTTGCCCTTCCCAGGTCCTCTCCAGAATAGGGGCCCCAGCCCAGCGACCTGGCCGCCTTCCTTACAGAGAGAGCAGGCATGGGTCCTTTAAGCCAAGGTGAAGTTTGGACGCCGACCTCACCACTCATCCACTGTTATTTTGGGGGTTGTGGGATGCACGTTAACAGGATGCCGATCCCATAGCAGGCACTTGGGAAACTGTAGCTGTTCACCTTGCCCATCCTGCGCAGCCCCTCATCTCCAAATGCTCTAGGAAAGAAACAAAGCCACAGGTGTATTAGGCAGCTGCGGCTCCTCAAGGCCCTCCCACTTGGGCATGGAGGGCACCCGATTGGTGCCTTGACCTCCTGGTGGGGGGCCTGGGGCTGCCAACGCTCCTGTGAGCTCCGAGTGCCGGTGGTGGGGGCACTAGGGGAGggcagcccagggcagggctgcgTAAGGAGACAGTCCTGCCAGGGACAGCAGATCCCATGCAGATCCACCAGTACCTCAAGTGTCCAGCTCCGAGGCAGTGACCGGGGTCCTGCTCGCCAGACCTTCCCCAGAACCTTTCTTCCTGCTATGCCACTGTGGGCCAGTCCCACCTGTTAGCATTGACCGGTGGCATTTGGGATTGCCAGGGTGTCTGGGAGCTTGTAGGAAAACACACTGTGTGTGTTGTACCCCTCGAGTGTGTCATGTGACCTTCTGGAAAGAAGGGGGGCCTTTTCGGGGTGGTGGCTCCTGTTCCtgtgcccacccctccccaccgtGTTTGCCTGAAGCTCTGTGGGAAAGCGCCCTCGGGTGCGCCCACTCCCAGAGGTGGCCCCTCGCTGGCTGAGCAGCGGCACTCTCCCCGCAGGACAAGATCCCCATGGCGCAGCGCCGCCGCTTCACGCGTGTGGAGATGGCCCGTGTGCTCATGGAGCGCAACCAGTACAAGGAGCGGCTGATGGAGCTGCAGGAGGCCGTGCGGTGGACCGAGATGATCAGGTGGGCCTCCAGGCTCCTGTGGGCTCCGGAAGACACGCTCCCATCTCCGTCTGTGAGCTGTGGTCGCTCTAGGAGGTCCTGGGGATGGGATTGAGGCTGACCACCCCTTCACCTCCCTCTCTTCCGGGAGAATTTAGGGTGTCGGGTCCTCCCCTGGTGGGAGCCTGCAGGGGACCAGCAGAACTGGGCCTCTGGTGCAGCCCTGGCCTGGCCAGTGGATGTACCTGCTGGGCTAGAGAGAGGCTGGGGTTTGTTGGGGCCAGTGCACCGGGGTCTCTCTAGGAAGTTATGGGTGACTCGCCTGGGAGTCCCTCTTGTCTGATGCTCCAGTCCGTGTGTCCATGGGGAGGGTCCCAAGCAAGGGAGGCAAGAGGGGCCTGGTGAGAGGGGGGCTTGGTTGGACTGGGTGGGGCTGAGTCAGGCTGGGCGTGGCTGAGTggggcccctccccctgccctcccctgtaGAGCATCCCGAGAGCATCCGTCTGTCCAGGAGAAGAAGAAGTCCACCATCTGGCAATTGTGAGTTGGGGGCACTGGGAGGGCACTGGCAGTGGCCGCTGGGGAGGTCTCCCCTCAGGCCACCCCTCACCCCCTATGCTTCGGCTGGCAGCTTCAGCCGCCTCTTCAGCTCCTCCTCAAGCCCCCCTCCGGCCAAGCGGTCCTACCCCTCCGTGAACATCCATTACAAGTCACCCACCACGGCCGGCTTCAGTCAGCGCCGCAGCCACGCCATGTGCCAGATCTCCGCCGGCAGCCGGCCCCTGGAGTTCTTCCCAGATGAGTGAGTTTCCCAGGCCTACCCTGCCCTTCCCCGCTGGCCTGCACAGGGGGAGTCCCTGtgtcccagggcccctcccctccaggctcTGAAGCAGGACCGGTTTCCACCTTGCTGCTCTGGCGGCTGTGCTCAGGGGATGGGGTCCGTAGTGGGAAGGACACTGACCAGGCATCAGGGGTCATGACCTCTCCGTGCACACCGTGTGTACCCCTCCAGCCCCAGTGGGAGCATTGGATGTCCCTCAGCAGAGGCTGCGCTCCCCCACAGTCCCTCCGCTTAGTCCCGGAGGCCTGCGCCTTGCTCCTCGGGTGACCCCCAGCAGGCAGCCCGCAGCCATTTCAGGTGCCACCAGGGCTGTGGGTCCCTGCCAGCTGGCCCAGGGCAGCGGCTGGATGTGGCCTCCAAGCCTAGAGCTGGGGAGAGCCACCTGCTGTCAGATGGGCGCCCGGCAGGGACGGTCCAGGTCCAGGAGGGAGAGCTCCGGGGCAGCAGGCGTGCTCCCTTGCAGACACAGTAACCTGCCCTTCCTTCGCCAGCGACTGCACGTCCTCTGCAAGGCGGGAGCAGAAGCGTGAGCAGTACCGCCAGGTGCGCGAGCACGTGCGCAATGACGACGGGCGGCTGCAGGCCTGTGGCTGGAGCCTACCAGCCAAGTACAAGCAGGTGCTGGGTGCAGGGCAGCGTGGGGGGCGCCACAGGCAGGGAGCCCCTGGGGAGCCCCATACACGCCCAGGGCCCCAAGTCCAAAACCTGGAGGACCGGGTAGTGGACTGCGGCCCCACACATGTGAGCCGGCTAGGCCTGGCTCCCACAGCGCCCCTCTGCCTTGTTCCTGCAGCTGAGTCCCAACGGGGGCCAGGAGGACACCCGCATGAAGAATGTGCCCGTCCCCGTGTACTGCCGCCCTCTGGTGGAGAAGGACCCGACCATGAAGGTGAGCCCCGCGGAAGGCGTGAGGCTGGGAGAGGTCCCCCTGCCCCAGAAGCCCGTGAAGCCGGACCTCACGGCCCTGTCCTCCCAGCTGTGGTGTGCCGCGGGCGTCAACCTGAGCGGCTGGAAACTGAGTGAGGATGACCCCGGGAATGGAGTCAAGCCTGTGCCAGGCCGCGACCCTCTGACCTGTGACCGGGAAGTAGAAGGAGAGACCAAGAGCAACCACGCGTCCCCCGAGAAGAAGAAGGTCAGAGTGGCAGACAGGGCCAGGGCCACCTTCTGCTTCTGCCATCCCGATGGCTCTGCTATGACGAGTCTGGGTGGGAGTGACAGAAACGGAGGACAGCTGGGGACAGTGGCGGGAGACTGGGGTGGCCCGGTCCCCTGCCGGTGGGTGGGGCAGCAAGGGGGAGTGGAGGCTCAGGGCAGCCAGGCTGGAGCAGGTCTGTGCCTGCCCAGGAGCCGTGTGAGGGGCTTAGTGCCTGGAGGCTTCACTTTCTGTCCCGGCTCGATGTGGGGGCCAGTGACTTAACCACCGGGAGCTCAGCTTTCCTCTGAGGAAGGGAGGCCATGAGTGCCACGACCTAGGCACAACGTGCAGTTCTGAGTTCTCACCGTCCTGGCGACAAGGGAGGACATTCAGGTCCCTTAAGGCCATGGGTAAGGCTAGATCCTGAGAGATTCCAGGATCGCCCCCACTCGCCCCCCATTGCTGCTACAGTAGTGAGCGCTCAGGCACCAGCCCGTCCCTGTGCTCGGAAACAGGCAAAGGAGCTCCCCGAGGCGGACGCCACCTCCAGCCGCGTGTGGATCCTCACCAGCACCCTGACCACCAGCAAAGTGGTGATCATCGATGCCAACCAGCCGGGCACCGTCGTGGACCAGTTCACCGTGTGCAATGCCCACGTCCTGTGCATCTCCAGCATCCCCGGTGAGTGCTGGGCCCCTGCTGCTGGCCGGGAGTCAATGCGGAGCGTCCAGGGAGGAGCTGTCTGAGCCCTCTGCTCAGTCCTGTTAATGATGCAGGAGGAGACCCCTGTATGACACTCACCCGGTGACAAGGCGATGGGGTGGCATCACAAacagcccctcccttccccctgcaCCCTCACCGGGACTGGAGCTCTGGGTAGGGTCCTGTCATGGGGGCTTCTCAGCGCGGGGTGACGGGGCTGTGACTCTCCCTCCAGCGGCCAGCGATGGCGACTACCCTCCGGGGGAGATCTTCCTGGACAGCGACGTGAACCCTGAGGACTCTAGTGCAGACGGCGTGCTGGCCGGCATCACCCTGGTGGGCTGTGCCACCCGCTGCAACGTGCCACGCAGCAACTGCTCCTCCCGTGGGGACACCCCAGTGCTGGACAAGGGCCAGGGTGAGTCCTGGGCCTGAGCCCGGGCGGCCGTCTTCTCTCACCCAGCCAAGCTCACCCCTCCCTTCCACAGGGGAGGTGGCTGCTGTCGCCAATGGGAAGGTCAACCCATCTCAGTCCACGGAGGAGGCCACGGAGGCCATGGAGGTGCCAGACTCTGGGCCCAGTGAAGCAGAGGCAGCTGCGGTGCGGCCTGGTCCCCTCACAGAGCACGTCTTCACCGACccggcccctgccccaccccccagcacccagcctgACAGGTGGGCTCTCCCAGGATGGGGCAgtaggggaggagggtgggggggagtggcagaggtgggcagggacGGGCTTCCATGGGCTGCCCTGGAGCTGCCATCCTCCCTGCAGTGAGAACGGGCTGGAGACGGACATGAGCAGTGTGCAGCCTGAGCCGGAGCCCAGCGGGGACGCCGCGGGGGCCAGCAGCAGTGCTGCACCCACCATGTGGCTGGGAACCCAGAATGGCTGGTAGGCTGGGCCTTGGGGGCCAGGGTGGAGAGGGTCCCCTGGGTGAGCCCCCACCCACCGTGCCTCCTCCCGCAGGCTCTACGTGCACTCGGCTGTGGCCAACTGGAAGAAGTGTCTGCACTCCATCAAGCTGAAGGACTCCGTGCTGAGCCTGGTGTGCGTGACCCCCGCCGGGGGCCGGGATTGGGAGGGCCGAGGGCAGCCGGCCTGAGCCCGGCTCACCGCCTTCCCATTGCAGGCACGTGAAAGGGCGAGTGCTGGTGGCTCTGGCCGATGGGACCCTGGCCATCTTCCACCGAGGTGAAGGTGAGGCCTGGCACAGTGGGTGGGGGAGCAGCATCTGACGTCCAGGCAGGGCGTGAACCACCCGCATCGTGCGCAGAGGTGGCCTGGCCAGGCCTGAGCAGGGGTCGCGGGCTCTCTACAGACAGCCAGTGGGACCTGAGCAACTATCACCTGATGGACCTGGGCCACCCGCACCACTCCATCCGCTGCATGGCCGTCGTGTATGACCGCGTCTGGTGCGGCTACAAGAACAAGGTGCACGTCATCCAGCCCAAGACGATGCAGATTGAGGCAAGTGCAGGCTGGGGCTTCCACACACCTTCTAATGGACTCTGGTGGGGGCTTTGTGGGGTCAAAGGAAATGCACTTAGGGAAGCGACTGGTTCATCCAAGGTCATGGGCCAACAAAGGGCAGCTGGGCTGTGAATGCCCGTCTTTCTGGAGCCCACCTGCTGCTTCTCCCTGAAACAAGCAGATCGGCATCTGAATGGGCCCCCCGCACTTCCCTCAGGCACTGCTGTGGGGTCGGGCTGGGGTGCTGGGGCTCCTCCTAGGAGCCAGGACCCAAGGGAGCAAAGAGGCCCTAGAAAGGTGCCCATGAGCTGCTTCAGGGACTCTTGGCCATGGCAGCTTCAGGGCCCCCCACCCCGTTGACGGGCTGCCCTGACCCCACAGAAGTCGTTTGACGCCCACCCACGGCGGGAGAGCCAGGTGCGGCAACTGGCGTGGATCGGTGACGGGGTGTGGGTGTCCATCCGCCTGGACTCCACACTGCGTCTGTACCACgcccacacccaccagcacctGCAGGACGTGGATATCGAGCCCTACGTCAGCAAGATGCTGGGTGAGGGGCCACCCCAGCCGGGCATGTGGGGGCAGGAGGgtccccccagcctcccccgctgacccgcctccccccacccccagggacagGCAAGCTGGGCTTCTCCTTTGTGCGCATCACAGCCCTGCTCATCGCAGGCAACCGCCTCTGGGTGGGCACCGGCAACGGAGTTGTCATCTCCATCCCGCTGACTGAGAGTGAGTGACCCATGGACATCTGTAGAGATGGCCTGGCTGCCACTCACAGGCGCACGTCAGGGTCCCAGGGGCGGGCGCGTTCTGCCAGGACACAGGAGGACGCGGGCTGCCCTAGCCGCAGCCCTCCTCAGCCAGTCCCCCCTGTGACcacatctctcctctctcttccatgCTCCGCCCCTCACCTCCCCCAGCTGTGGTCCTGCACCGAGGCCAGCTCCTGGGGCTCCGAGGTAAGTCTGGAGCGCCTGCCTCCTGCTCTCAGAAGGAAACCCCCCACTGTGGACGccctgggggctgaggctggCCTTGCCCCTCGGACTGGCTCTGGCACCAGGCAggccccaccctctgccctcGGCTGCTGGAAAACTGGTCCTCCCAGTCAGCAGGTTCAGCCCCTCCGGGACCCTCTCTCTCCAGCCAACAAGACGTCCCCCACATCTGGGGAGGGGGCCCGCCCAGGAGGCATCATCCACGTGTACGGAGACGACAGCAGTGACAAATCAGCCAGCAGCTTCATCCCTTACTGCTCCATGGCCCAGGCTCAGCTCTGCTTCCACGGGCACCGTGACGCTGTCAAATTCTTTGTCTCCGTGCCAGGTGAGGGGCCGGGCCCCACTCCCCGCAGGGCTGCAGCCGCGGCCTCCCTTCAGGAGCCTGCGTGGGGGGCTCCAGCTGCCCCGCTGAGGTCCCTGTGCCCCAATGACAGGGAACGTGTTGGCTACTCTGAATGGCAGCGTGCTCGACAGCCCCTCCGAGAGCCCCGGGCCCACTGCCTCCGCTGCAGACACCGAGGCCCAGAAGCTGAAGAATGTGCTGGTGCTTAGCGGCGGGGAGGGCTACATCGACTTCCGCATTGGTGAGTGGGTGCCACCGGGGCCCCAGGTGTCCCCGGACAGGGGTGGCCCCTTCACGGCAGCTGTGCTCTCTCCAGGCGACGGAGAAGACGATGAGCCCGAGGAGGGTACAGGGGACGTGAGCCAGGTGAAGCCCCTGCTGTCCAAGGCCGAGCGCAGCCACATCATCGTGTGGCAGGTGTCCTACACCCCCGAGTGAGGCTGCGGCCCGCCGCCACCCCGCCCCGCCTGATGCCACCTGCCACGTGTACATACAGCCCCGCCCACCTGCTCACCGCCCACCCAGGGGGCAGCCTGCCCGCAGGCAGCCAGGCGCCCGTCCACCCCACTTCTAGCCTCTCAACCTGCAGCTTTCACCTTCGGTCCGGGCCTCCCCATAAGCTGGCAGAGAGCATAGGGTCTGGTTGGGAGCGGGGAGTGGGGTGGCGTCCTGACCAGGGAGGAGCAGAGCCTCTCGGGACACCCTCTCCCCAGCAGCTCCTGGCTGGCACCCAGCCCAAAGCCCTCCAGGCCCGAGGGCACTTCAGGGCCAGAGCGAGGCAGAACCCCAGGGTGGGTcgggccagggaagcccctacaggtGGCTCCGAGCTCCACCGTGGGCTCCCCACTCGTCACTCATTCCCAGCATCTCTCCAGGGAGTCGAGCAGGGACTTCACCCCGCTGAGTCTTCCCACCCTGAGTCCACTTGCCTTTGGCTGCTGCCCACGGGAGTGGGGGGTCCAACCCTCAGGGAGCTGGCCCAGTTGCTAGCCTTCCctgggctccccctcccccatccctgccgcCCTGGGAACTGGCATGAAAGCACGTAACCAGGCTCCCTGGGGCAGCTGCCtgagaagacagacacacaccCTCATCCCGCTCAAGCCCCGTGATCGTCCTGTGTGGCGGGCTCTCACCAGCCCTCACTGACCTGTGTCCTCCCCGACCCTGCTAGCTCTCTCTGGGCGAACACCCACCTTGTAGGAGCAGGCCCCTTCAGTCCCACCCCTCCCGGAAGCCCCTAGGGTGGAATTTCTCAGGCTGCCAGGGCAGGCCCAAGCCTCAGGAAGAAGGGGAGGCCCCTGGCCTCTCCCGGGGTCAGTCCTTGGATGTAGGCTCAGCCTCAGGGTGATGGGGAAAGGTGTGCTCCAGGGCCTGCCTCCTGTGCAGTCTCCAAGGAGCCCAGCTCCCAAGACACGCGACTAAGTGCCTAGGGGTAAGCGGTGTGGCCTGCTCCCTTGAGGGCATCTGATGATAGGCCACCGAGCAGAGGCCCAAGGGCTAAAGACAGGAGCCGCCTCCAGCCGGCTCTAGGCGATGGCGCCTGCCTGCTTTGAGGGGCACCGCCCTGGACTGCCAACTCCCCCACCTGCCCAGGCCTTATTCCTGTTCCTCGAGGCACCGATCAgggcagccccaggccctgctgcccacccacctcccaccagAGAAGCACAGATCTTGGGCAGCCATCCCACGAGCCCAGCTGGCCACCACTGCAACCACCTGCAGCTGCAGGCTTCTCCCCACTGCCCTGCCACTCTCCACTGTGATGTACGTCAAGTCCCTTGTCTGTCCTCACAGGGCCTGAAGTGACTCGGGGGTTAGCTGGGTGGGTGCAACTGGGTGACACAATTCTCCTCAGGCTTTGGCCCTGCAAGTGAACCTACATATCTGCTCTGTAAGTAATAAATGTCTTAACATCATGCTTCTGTGTCCCTGGGCCCAAACCAACTCGAGCACAAAAGTTTTCctcaatttattataaaaagaagtaCTGGGACAAGCCAAGTACTAGGGTGGCACCCTGCCGCATTCCAGACGTGCTGTAAACGGGCACAGGCCGGGCTGGGCCTACTGAGAACCTCAGCCAGGACAGGAAGGCCTGTAGCAACCAGAGCTCCGCAGGCGTGCACCACCTGCCCTCCTGTGCGCCCTGCCACAGGAAGGGTATTCTGAGCTCCTAGGGGTGGGTTCCACATGCGTGCACACCTCTGGGGCCTGGAGGAATCACCCACAGCCCACTGCAGACGGGCACATCTGCCCGACCGGCTACTCGTACAGCCAGTGCCCGGCGCTGTCCTCCCAGCACAGGAGCTCCTCCGCGCGGAACCAGAGTGCTATCTCGCGGCGGGCGCCCTCCACCGAGTCGCTGCCGTGAATCACGTTCCTGTGCAGGAGAGGCGCGCGTGAGCGCAGGCCCGGGGCAGACAGAGCTCGGGCAGAGGGCCCCCGCGCAGCCCAGTTCGGGGAGTCGGAACCGGCCTTACTTGCCGACCTCGATGCAGAAATCGCCACGGATGGTGCCAGGCGCAGCGTCGGCCGGGTTCGTGGCCCCGATGAGCGCCCGCGAAGCGCGCACAACGTCCAGACCCTGCCACACCTGCAGACGGGGTCGGGGGTCAGCATGGGGTCAGCGCGCCGCCCTCCCGCCAGCCAGCACTCACCATGGCCACCACCGGCCCGGAGCCCATGTACTTGACCAGGCGCCCGTAGAAAGGGCGCTCACGCAGCTCGGCGTAGTGCTGGCGCAGCAGCTCCTCcgaggcctggggagggaggggaactgGACGCGTGCTCCTGGGACCTCCATCCCCCACGCGCGGGGACCCCGTctccccctgcaccccaccccgcCGCGCCCCCGACGCCCGGGGACCCCGCCGCCACCCCCCCGTCCCGCTCCCCACGCCTGGGGACCCCGGCCCTCACCAGCACCAGCTTCAGCGCCACCAGCTTGAAGCCCTTCCTCTCGAAGCGCCGAACGATCTCGCCCACGAGCCGCCGCTGCACGCCGTCGGGCTTCACGGCCAAGAAGGTGCGCTCGTGCACGCCGGTGTACGCTGTGGGGACCGCCGGGGTCGGGGCGCATCAGACCCGGCCGCACTCCCTacccgccccgcccggcccgcGCCGC
This region of Physeter macrocephalus isolate SW-GA chromosome 14, ASM283717v5, whole genome shotgun sequence genomic DNA includes:
- the MAPK8IP3 gene encoding C-Jun-amino-terminal kinase-interacting protein 3 isoform X6 codes for the protein MMEIQMDEGGGVVVYQDDYCSGSVMSERVSGLAGSIYREFERLIHCYDEEVVKELMPLVVNVLENLDSVLSENQEHEVELELLREDNEQLLTQYEREKALRKQAEEKFIEFEDALEQEKKELQTQVEHYDFQTRQLELKAKNYADQISRLEERESEMKKEYNALHQRHTEMIQTYVEHIERSKMQQVGGNSQTESTLPGRRKERPTSLSVFPLTDGMVRAQMGGKLMPAGDHWHLSDLGQLQLSSSYQCPQDEMSESGQSSAAATPSTTGTKSNTPTSSVPSAVVTPLSEGLQPLGDYSGSSKNNKRAREKRNSRNMEVQVTQEMRNVSIGMGSSDEWSDVQDIIDSTPELDMGREPRLDRTGSSPTQGIVNKAFGINTDSLYHELSTAGSEVIGDVDEGADLLGMGKEVGNLLLENSQLLETKNALNVVKNDLIAKVDQLSGEQEVLKGDLEAARQAKLRLENRIKDLEEELRRVKSEAIIAHREPKEEVEDDKIPMAQRRRFTRVEMARVLMERNQYKERLMELQEAVRWTEMIRASREHPSVQEKKKSTIWQFFSRLFSSSSSPPPAKRSYPSVNIHYKSPTTAGFSQRRSHAMCQISAGSRPLEFFPDDDCTSSARREQKREQYRQVREHVRNDDGRLQACGWSLPAKYKQLSPNGGQEDTRMKNVPVPVYCRPLVEKDPTMKLWCAAGVNLSGWKLSEDDPGNGVKPVPGRDPLTCDREVEGETKSNHASPEKKKAKELPEADATSSRVWILTSTLTTSKVVIIDANQPGTVVDQFTVCNAHVLCISSIPAASDGDYPPGEIFLDSDVNPEDSSADGVLAGITLVGCATRCNVPRSNCSSRGDTPVLDKGQGEVAAVANGKVNPSQSTEEATEAMEVPDSGPSEAEAAAVRPGPLTEHVFTDPAPAPPPSTQPDSENGLETDMSSVQPEPEPSGDAAGASSSAAPTMWLGTQNGWLYVHSAVANWKKCLHSIKLKDSVLSLVHVKGRVLVALADGTLAIFHRGEDSQWDLSNYHLMDLGHPHHSIRCMAVVYDRVWCGYKNKVHVIQPKTMQIEKSFDAHPRRESQVRQLAWIGDGVWVSIRLDSTLRLYHAHTHQHLQDVDIEPYVSKMLGTGKLGFSFVRITALLIAGNRLWVGTGNGVVISIPLTETVVLHRGQLLGLRANKTSPTSGEGARPGGIIHVYGDDSSDKSASSFIPYCSMAQAQLCFHGHRDAVKFFVSVPGNVLATLNGSVLDSPSESPGPTASAADTEAQKLKNVLVLSGGEGYIDFRIGDGEDDEPEEGTGDVSQVKPLLSKAERSHIIVWQVSYTPE
- the MAPK8IP3 gene encoding C-Jun-amino-terminal kinase-interacting protein 3 isoform X5; protein product: MMEIQMDEGGGVVVYQDDYCSGSVMSERVSGLAGSIYREFERLIHCYDEEVVKELMPLVVNVLENLDSVLSENQEHEVELELLREDNEQLLTQYEREKALRKQAEEKFIEFEDALEQEKKELQTQVEHYDFQTRQLELKAKNYADQISRLEERESEMKKEYNALHQRHTEMIQTYVEHIERSKMQQVGGNSQTESTLPGRRKERPTSLSVFPLTDGMVRAQMGGKLMPAGDHWHLSDLGQLQLSSSYQCPQDEMSESGQSSAAATPSTTGTKSNTPTSSVPSAVVTPLSEGLQPLGDYSGSSKNNKRAREKRNSRNMEVQVTQEMRNVSIGMGSSDEWSDVQDIIDSTPELDMGREPRLDRTGSSPTQGIVNKAFGINTDSLYHELSTAGSEVIGDVDEGADLLGEFSGMGKEVGNLLLENSQLLETKNALNVVKNDLIAKVDQLSGEQEVLKGDLEAARQAKLRLENRIKDLEEELRRVKSEAIIAHREPKEEVEDDKIPMAQRRRFTRVEMARVLMERNQYKERLMELQEAVRWTEMIRASREHPSVQEKKKSTIWQFFSRLFSSSSSPPPAKRSYPSVNIHYKSPTTAGFSQRRSHAMCQISAGSRPLEFFPDDDCTSSARREQKREQYRQVREHVRNDDGRLQACGWSLPAKYKQLSPNGGQEDTRMKNVPVPVYCRPLVEKDPTMKLWCAAGVNLSGWKLSEDDPGNGVKPVPGRDPLTCDREVEGETKSNHASPEKKKAKELPEADATSSRVWILTSTLTTSKVVIIDANQPGTVVDQFTVCNAHVLCISSIPAASDGDYPPGEIFLDSDVNPEDSSADGVLAGITLVGCATRCNVPRSNCSSRGDTPVLDKGQGEVAAVANGKVNPSQSTEEATEAMEVPDSGPSEAEAAAVRPGPLTEHVFTDPAPAPPPSTQPDSENGLETDMSSVQPEPEPSGDAAGASSSAAPTMWLGTQNGWLYVHSAVANWKKCLHSIKLKDSVLSLVHVKGRVLVALADGTLAIFHRGEDSQWDLSNYHLMDLGHPHHSIRCMAVVYDRVWCGYKNKVHVIQPKTMQIEKSFDAHPRRESQVRQLAWIGDGVWVSIRLDSTLRLYHAHTHQHLQDVDIEPYVSKMLGTGKLGFSFVRITALLIAGNRLWVGTGNGVVISIPLTETVVLHRGQLLGLRANKTSPTSGEGARPGGIIHVYGDDSSDKSASSFIPYCSMAQAQLCFHGHRDAVKFFVSVPGNVLATLNGSVLDSPSESPGPTASAADTEAQKLKNVLVLSGGEGYIDFRIGDGEDDEPEEGTGDVSQVKPLLSKAERSHIIVWQVSYTPE
- the MAPK8IP3 gene encoding C-Jun-amino-terminal kinase-interacting protein 3 isoform X3 is translated as MMEIQMDEGGGVVVYQDDYCSGSVMSERVSGLAGSIYREFERLIHCYDEEVVKELMPLVVNVLENLDSVLSENQEHEVELELLREDNEQLLTQYEREKALRKQAEEKFIEFEDALEQEKKELQTQVEHYDFQTRQLELKAKNYADQISRLEERESEMKKEYNALHQRHTEMIQTYVEHIERSKMQQVGGNSQTESTLPGRRKERPTSLSVFPLTDGMVRAQMGGKLMPAGDHWHLSDLGQLQLSSSYQCPQDEMSESGQSSAAATPSTTGTKSNTPTSSVPSAVVTPLSEGLQPLGDYSGSSKNNKRAREKRNSRNMEVQVTQEMRNVSIGMGSSDEWSDVQDIIDSTPELDMGREPRLDRTGSSPTQGIVNKAFGINTDSLYHELSTAGSEVIGDVDEGADLLGEFSVRDDFFGMGKEVGNLLLENSQLLETKNALNVVKNDLIAKVDQLSGEQEVLKGDLEAARQAKLRLENRIKDLEEELRRVKSEAIIAHREPKEEVEDDKIPMAQRRRFTRVEMARVLMERNQYKERLMELQEAVRWTEMIRASREHPSVQEKKKSTIWQFFSRLFSSSSSPPPAKRSYPSVNIHYKSPTTAGFSQRRSHAMCQISAGSRPLEFFPDDDCTSSARREQKREQYRQVREHVRNDDGRLQACGWSLPAKYKQLSPNGGQEDTRMKNVPVPVYCRPLVEKDPTMKLWCAAGVNLSGWKLSEDDPGNGVKPVPGRDPLTCDREVEGETKSNHASPEKKKAKELPEADATSSRVWILTSTLTTSKVVIIDANQPGTVVDQFTVCNAHVLCISSIPAASDGDYPPGEIFLDSDVNPEDSSADGVLAGITLVGCATRCNVPRSNCSSRGDTPVLDKGQGEVAAVANGKVNPSQSTEEATEAMEVPDSGPSEAEAAAVRPGPLTEHVFTDPAPAPPPSTQPDSENGLETDMSSVQPEPEPSGDAAGASSSAAPTMWLGTQNGWLYVHSAVANWKKCLHSIKLKDSVLSLVHVKGRVLVALADGTLAIFHRGEDSQWDLSNYHLMDLGHPHHSIRCMAVVYDRVWCGYKNKVHVIQPKTMQIEKSFDAHPRRESQVRQLAWIGDGVWVSIRLDSTLRLYHAHTHQHLQDVDIEPYVSKMLGTGKLGFSFVRITALLIAGNRLWVGTGNGVVISIPLTETVVLHRGQLLGLRANKTSPTSGEGARPGGIIHVYGDDSSDKSASSFIPYCSMAQAQLCFHGHRDAVKFFVSVPGNVLATLNGSVLDSPSESPGPTASAADTEAQKLKNVLVLSGGEGYIDFRIGDGEDDEPEEGTGDVSQVKPLLSKAERSHIIVWQVSYTPE